One genomic segment of Plasmodium vivax chromosome 9, whole genome shotgun sequence includes these proteins:
- a CDS encoding endoplasmic reticulum oxidoreductin, putative (encoded by transcript PVX_091815A), whose amino-acid sequence MKLAVVSVLLPVLFLGLFLKSKDQEVLLSYGHFLKNTFKELLLFFNIFDIEFPPSYVQNEKLLGLHVRDIEKDAYTAYPILKELKQKDYFRIFKVNLHIPCKLSKVNEKCKEIKKCSVCECHDDEIPYNFRTNEIEIIEDKMSSEDLKKTFIESKLYKDILGIYAPSDEGFLSYVDLVYNSPSFTAYEGRNIWNKIYRENCFQKEENKCHEMKSFYKIISGMQSNIAILSAEYHYLKNDFVFGDMHTDDVMKSDYFKKQNYEYSMQFFKEKIALYPERIENLYFTFAILLRAMCRLKSLVSQCKCNSGHAQNDKEALKVLNDLLGSFYHSCASEQFLEPIFPTQGKEILAKFMNITNILDCVPCVKCRLHGKLKTTALQIALVEGMSYEHIGSLERNEITALINSLYYFADSIIILNKFEERQKLKRATFIFYLLSFCFFLILIIYSIVFITVRNCKKMKKKKKIS is encoded by the exons ATGAAGCTCGCCGTGGTGTCCGTGCTACTGCCCGTGCTATTTCTGGGCCTCTTCCTAAAGTCAAAAGACCAGGAGGTGCTCCTCTCCTACGGACACTTCCTCAAAAACACCTTCAAAGAATTATTGCTCTTCTTTAATATCTTTGACATTGAGTTCCCACCAAGTTATGTGCAAAACGAAAAGCTCCTAGGCCTACACGTGAGAGATATAGAGAAGGACGCCTACACAGCGTACCCCATTCTGAAGGAGCTAAAACAGAAGGATTACTTTCGCATCTTCAAGGTGAATCTTCATATCCCATGCAAGCTGTCCAAGGTAAATGAGAAAtgtaaagaaataaaaaagtgtagTGTGTGTGAATGTCACGACGATGAGATTCCTTATAACTTCCGGACGAATGAAATTGAAATCATTGAAGACAAAATGTCAAGTGAAGATTTGAAGAAAACCTTTATTGAGAGCAAACTGTATAAAGATATTCTGGGCATTTACGCTCCCTCCGACGAGGGCTTCCTGTCCTACGTGGACCTGGTTTACAATTCGCCCTCCTTCACTGCCTACGAGGGGCGCAACATATG gaacAAGATTTACCGGGAGAACTGCTtccagaaggaggagaacaAGTGCCACGAAATGAAAAGCTTCTACAAGATCATCTCCGGCATGCAGTCCAACATTGCCATCCTGTCGGCCGAGTACCACTACCTCAAAAACGACTTTGTCTTCGGCGACATGCACACGGATGATGTGATGAAGAGCGATTACTTTAAGAagcaaaattatgaatacaGCATGCAGTTTTTTAAGGAGAAGATTGCACTCTACCCGGAGAGGATAGAAAACTTGTATTTCAccttcgccattttgctcAGGGCCATGTGCAGGCTCAAGTCGCTCGTCAGTCAGTGCAAGTGCAACTCGG gccaCGCGCAGAACGACAAGGAGGCTCTGAAGGTGCTGAACGACCTGCTGGGCAGCTTCTACCACTCGTGCGCCTCGGAGCAGTTCCTCGAGCCCATCTTTCCCACCCAGGGGAAGGAGATACTCGCCAAATTTATGAACATAACAAACATCCTGGACTGCGTGCCCTGCGTGAAGTGCCGCCTGCACGGCAAGCTGAAGACCACCGCTCTGCAGATAGCCTTGGTG GAGGGGATGAGTTACGAGCACATCGGCTCCCTCGAGCGAAACGAAATCACGGCCCTCATAAACTCCCTGTACTACTTCGCCGACTCGATTATCATCCTGAACAA GTTCGAAGAGAGGCAGAAACTAAAAAGAGCcaccttcattttttacctcctGTCCTTCTGTTTCTTCCTCATCCTGATCATCTACTCCATCGTTTTTATTACCGTGCGCAATTgtaagaagatgaagaagaagaagaaaataagcTGA
- a CDS encoding hypothetical protein, conserved (encoded by transcript PVX_091820A) gives MDKSPARCFNLLFLEEDEEYMDDLLVTMRRRQPASIGQHTASTQPLVAARGRLRLCSKSLVFEPYSVEEPVLKFPFKKMENAKMGALGNEIVIKVSEVIKMKTIVHGGKTRCTSQFTYDRKNRRLLNVMNSLYNEYDEEIRSIDNSTIDQKIPLFERILSNFDEHEEGSSPAGSKVSGEVRTSVGDMRASVGDVRPSVSGGAPFVYFFQCDGAASSAKKLREVYGIMVRIKVAMVVHEKQMEILIREKKRKQEGGPSAGGIGAGVGVGVGVVGGEGPLPHHAERDSRHDRGAAAGASPTAQSPSRSGSQPQNSIKEIHLEKYIERMMEKLTENIKFDISSIGLHERIITNRMEGYWVFKISPLLRTKGLLNITNKFIYFQANPNFTNKKEKKWKTESILHVFKRIIIMKPNALEIIFDHESKKKYSSLYVEFVQYGDREQIISVLKRINPQCFFIEENKNFVYAIQKKWEGGAISNYEYIDFINCIAGRSRKDFSQYPVFPWILCDYTREELNLNDDSMYRNLRKPVGCLNTDRLNSLIEKMQDHDYFYGSHYSTLAYVVYFLIRLHPECQLKLQSGKFDTLSRIFLSIEGTFNTALNANSSFIELIPEFYEDNEDFLKNLLNISSNEGNIHDVVLPKWSSSAKDFLTKMKNALESNYANKHLNEWINIIFGYKQSGQIAKENFNLFHPLTYMHTILNEKLSTANYKSHRERIRQEEENEFERNFNEKIKSLITTMPSKALKTQLHEFGQCPFQIFREHHVCRKPSVTFRYREDIRNAPWYYSPVFNQVLRDLFFRRKRRRDLRMRRRLLSRSALGGGADASQGEGEDEDEEEGEEEEEDEEDDEEEYEDDADDDEGEEDNYAEQERQRRYDEVGLGGGPPHGAPPGGGAALPDGAGEEPLRGKNKRRGPAASAPLAQEVTHTKVTHTRRREAETEAYGGEYLQTYQWKLHRSDHFPCVVKGVGYNQSNVCFVCNNGFIKIITHGDLIRSEMKNNNNLISLKIGDENFSCVASAQGNYLVGTSSGNVVLLNPQSILKVNEGGAANSGEAANSGEAANSGEAANSGEAANSGEAANSGEAANSGDCSNTPLSDSSHSLLSSFDDVFEYDAHMGAKKSRGKQRKSDFLLNANIYNQMITRKLHNDTVSSMSFFDSYLATGSADETVQLLSIERDFHSLQVYDNFTEAVKFVQLKNKLLFTHSDGFKLFDIRVPRRKPLQLGNLNGKRSSPSSGLRASGKFPPRGGSSGNSGSISALGSGKFFHLYDNEQVRHFYKTIQKVYEQSYISVNYLTKQYLYEKKMKKNLNQIFLKNFSSIIYSSLVNDNTVFTLDRDSNLYFYDIRGENWVNVLSKGPTELRRKSSFLIAAGCDDRQQLCAVNTVGDILFEPINVWNHFNGPVDCPVDCPVDCPVDGPLDGPLDSPLDGPLDGPAAGGLAKTNVFSSRCSFSPAYISFINHPDCLGDLAVRGEGGGGNGSCNYILLTGADGRMEIHRRGASWG, from the coding sequence ATGGATAAGTCGCCCGCGAGGTGCTTCAATTTGCTCTTCCTggaggaggatgaggagTACATGGATGACTTGCTGGTAACGATGCGGAGGAGGCAGCCCGCCTCGATAGGGCAGCACACCGCCTCGACGCAGCCACTGGTTGCCGCGCGGGGGAGGCTGCGACTCTGCTCGAAGTCGCTGGTGTTCGAGCCGTACAGCGTGGAGGAGCCCGTGCTGAAGTTCCCCTTCAAGAAGATGGAAAACGCCAAGATGGGCGCCCTGGGGAACGAAATTGTGATAAAGGTATCcgaagttataaaaatgaagacgaTCGTGCATGGGGGGAAGACGAGGTGCACGTCGCAGTTCACCTATGACCGGAAAAACAGGCGCCTCCTCAACGTGATGAATAGCCTCTACAACGAGTACGACGAGGAGATCCGCTCGATTGACAACAGCACGATTGATCAGAAGATCCCCCTGTTCGAGAGGATACTCAGCAACTTTGACGAGCACGAGGAGGGGTCTTCCCCGGCGGGGAGCAAGGTGAGTGGCGAGGTGCGCACTTCTGTTGGCGACATGCGCGCTTCTGTTGGTGACGTGCGCCCCTCCGTCAGCGGGGGGGCCCCCTTCGTGTACTTCTTCCAGTGCGACGGCGCGGCGAGCAGCGCGAAGAAGCTGCGGGAGGTCTACGGCATAATGGTGAGGATAAAGGTGGCCATGGTGGTGCATGAGAAGCAGATGGAGATACTCAtaagggagaagaagaggaagcaggagggggggccCAGCGCGGGAGGTATAGGAGCAGGTGTAGGAGTTGGAGTTGGAGTAGTAGGAGGGGAGGGCCCCCTGCCCCACCACGCGGAGAGAGACAGCCGACACGACAGGGGCGCAGCAGCGGGGGCGAGCCCCACAGCGCAGAGCCCCAGTCGAAGCGGGTCTCAACCGCAGAACAGCATTAAAGAAATACACCTGGAGAAGTACATCGAGCGGATGATGGAAAAGCTCAcagaaaatattaaatttgaCATAAGTAGCATTGGACTCCACGAAAGGATTATTACCAACCGAATGGAAGGCTACTGGGTTTTTAAAATCTCCCCGCTGTTGAGGACAAAGGGGTTGCTTAACATAACAAATaagtttatatatttccaaGCGAATCCGAATTtcacaaataaaaaggagaagaagtggaagacgGAGTCCATCCTGCACGTGTTTAAGAGGATCATAATAATGAAGCCAAACGCATTGGAAATTATCTTCGATCACGAGAGTAAGAAGAAGTACAGCTCACTGTACGTGGAGTTTGTGCAGTATGGGGACAGAGAGCAAATCATTTCAGTTCTAAAAAGAATTAACCCCCAGTGTTTTTTTATAGAGGAGAATAAAAACTTTGTGTATGCCATTCAGAAGAAGTGGGAAGGGGGGGCCATCTCCAATTATGAGTACATAGATTTTATAAACTGCATTGCGGGGAGGAGCAGAAAGGACTTTTCGCAGTACCCCGTCTTCCCCTGGATTTTGTGTGACTACACAAGGGAAGAGCTCAACCTGAATGATGACTCCATGTATAGGAATTTAAGAAAACCAGTGGGGTGCCTAAACACAGACAGGTTGAACTCTCTAATAGAGAAGATGCAAGACCACGACTATTTCTACGGTTCCCACTACTCGACGCTGGCATACGTTGTGTATTTCCTCATTCGCTTGCATCCGGAGTGCCAGCTGAAGTTGCAAAGTGGCAAGTTTGATACGCTCTCCAGGATCTTCCTCTCCATCGAGGGGACCTTCAACACTGCCTTGAATGCCAATTCGTCCTTCATAGAATTAATCCCAGAGTTTTACGAAGATAATGaggattttttaaaaaacctACTTAACATCAGCTCCAACGAGGGCAACATACACGACGTGGTCCTTCCCAAATGGTCCTCCTCTGCGAAAGACTTCTtaaccaaaatgaagaacgcCCTGGAGAGTAACTACGCAAATAAGCATCTAAACGAATGgattaacataatttttggGTACAAGCAGAGTGGGCAAATTGCCAAGGAAAACTTCAACCTGTTTCATCCACTTACCTACATGCACACGATCTTGAATGAGAAGCTCTCCACGGCCAACTATAAATCCCATCGAGAGAGAATAAgacaggaggaggaaaacgaaTTCGAGAGGAACTTCAACGAGAAAATTAAATCCCTCATTACTACCATGCCATCTAAGGCGTTAAAAACCCAGCTACATGAATTCGGGCAATGCCCTTTCCAGATTTTTAGGGAACACCATGTCTGTAGGAAGCCCTCCGTCACCTTTAGGTACAGGGAGGATATTAGGAACGCCCCCTGGTACTACTCCCCTGTGTTTAACCAAGTGCTGCGCGACTTGTTCTTCAGGCGCAAGCGCAGGCGGGACTTGAGGATGCGCCGCCGCCTGCTCAGCCGCAGCGCCCTGGGGGGCGGCGCGGACGCCAGTCAAGGTGAAggtgaagatgaagatgaagaggagggggaggaagaagaagaagacgaggaggacgacgaggaggaataCGAGGATGACGCCGATGACGACGAAGGGGAGGAGGACAACTATGCGGAGCAGGAACGGCAACGGCGCTACGACGAGGTCGGCCTTGGCGGGGGCCCCCCTCATGGCGCTCCCCCCGGTGGGGGAGCCGCTCTTCCTGACGGGGCAGGCGAGGAACCCCTCCGAGGCAAGAACAAGCGACGGGGCCCCGCGGCGAGCGCCCCCCTCGCGCAGGAAGTCACACACACGAAGGTCACACACACGCGGAGGAGGGAGGCGGAAACGGAAGCCTACGGAGGAGAGTATCTGCAAACGTACCAGTGGAAGCTACACAGAAGCGACCACTTCCCCTGCGTCGTCAAGGGGGTAGGCTACAACCAATCAAACGTCTGCTTCGTCTGCAACAATgggttcataaaaataatcacgCACGGTGATCTGATTAGGagcgaaatgaagaacaACAATAATTTGATTTCGCTGAAAATCGGCGACGAGAACTTCTCGTGCGTGGCGAGCGCGCAGGGGAACTACCTCGTAGGGACGTCCAGCGGGAACGTCGTCCTTTTAAACCCGCAGAGCATTTTGAAGGTGAacgaggggggggcagccaattcgggggaagcggccaattcgggggaagcggccaattcgggggaagcggccaattcgggggaagcggccaattcgggggaagcggccaatTCGGGAGAAGCGGCCAACTCTGGGGACTGCTCGAACACCCCGCTGAGCGACTCCAGCCACTCGCTGCTATCCTCCTTCGACGACGTGTTCGAGTACGACGCCCACATGGGGGCGAAGAAGAGCAGAGGCaagcaaagaaaaagcgACTTCCTCCTCAAcgcaaatatttataatcaaATGATCACGAGGAAGCTACACAACGACACGGTGAGCAGCATGAGCTTCTTCGATAGCTACCTCGCCACAGGGTCGGCGGACGAAACGGTGCAACTGTTAAGCATTGAGAGGGACTTCCACAGCTTACAAGTGTATGATAATTTCACCGAAGCGGTGAAATTCGTTCAGCTGAAAAATAAGTTGCTGTTTACTCACTCGGATGGATTCAAGCTGTTTGACATACGGGTTCCTCGGAGGAAGCCTCTCCAGCTGGGTAACCTCAACGGGAAGAGGAGCAGCCCCTCCAGTGGCCTCCGGGCAAGCGGCAAATTCCCACCAAGGGGGGGTAGCAGTGGCAATAGTGGTAGCATTAGTGCACTTGGCTCCGGGAAATTCTTTCACCTCTACGATAATGAGCAAGTTAGGCATTTCTACAAAACCATCCAGAAGGTGTACGAGCAAAGTTACATCAGCGTAAATTACCTGACCAagcaatatttatatgagaaaaagatgaaaaaaaatttgaatcaaatttttctaaaaaactTCAGCAGCATCATTTATTCCTCTTTGGTTAATGATAACACCGTCTTCACCCTAGACAGGGATAGCAACCTGTATTTCTATGACATTCGGGGGGAGAACTGGGTGAACGTTCTTTCGAAGGGACCCACAGAGCTCAGAAGAAAGAGTAGCTTCCTCATCGCGGCTGGCTGTGACGACAGGCAACAGTTATGCGCCGTTAACACGGTTGGGGATATCCTTTTTGAACCGATAAATGTTTGGAACCATTTTAACGGCCCAGTTGACTGCCCAGTTGACTGCCCAGTTGACTGCCCAGTTGACGGCCCACTTGACGGCCCACTTGACAGCCCACTTGACGGCCCACTTGACGGCCCTGCTGCAGGGGGACTGGCCAAGACGAATGTCTTCTCCTCCAGGTGCTCCTTCAGCCCCGCGTACATTTCGTTCATTAATCACCCCGACTGCTTGGGCGACTTGGCAGTCCGCGGTGAAGGCGGCGGTGGAAATGGCTCCtgcaattatattttgcttACGGGGGCCGACGGGCGGATGGAGATCCACAGGAGGGGCGCCAGCTGGGGGTAG
- a CDS encoding hypothetical protein, conserved (encoded by transcript PVX_091825A) gives MRTYAHTPIRIIAPAHRRVNVLPPSTYVCACPGSSTHRRRFPVTQFAALLGALQTANPENDGQTGDRRIPHAYCTEDATEDMAQYYLEMCNGNCNDALQLYYEINGGPPTQGGQPKETTTDGDATQVGSHQKQSRVEESCSTQGDDSVREPDKHFNQALIHDMDDANFLHINAKNKNEKKKEMELGDTFGKLFSAPTSLICSLSLEEARKKAKAENKYILASIQDSEFDSLKLNRDIWNNEMVQDIIKDFFIFWLRHEHDQDALLFTSTYKVTKLPHICALCKRTGRKIKVWNIKNFQDPICAQSQLYEFIEMMVSRSEAGPLAGAAAGGGAAGGAESKGAHPFELPNEVAPTGANHNNMCSAVQANGSFNPLKGTPPPGAGEAQAVDSKRKGSGSPEGSLKATDEPTAEGGKNTVEYNQINNELSELHKLRLQRFRKG, from the exons ATGCGCACTTACGCACATACACCCATACGTATAATCGCACCAGCGCATCGGCGCGTGAACGTACTTCCCCCtagcacatatgtatgtgcctGCCCAGGGAGCTCTACCCATCGGAGGCGCTTCCCTGTAACTCAGTTTGCCGCTCTTCTGGGCGCCCTACAAACGGCCAACCCCGAAAATGACGGGCAAACGGGAGATCGAAGAATTCCTCATGCATATTG caCAGAGGATGCAACGGAGGACATGGCCCAGTACTATTTGGAA atgTGCAACGGGAACTGCAACGACGCTCTACAGCTGTACTACGAAATAAACGGAGGGCCCCCTACCCAGGGGGGACAGCCCAAGGAGACTACTACAGATGGAGACGCCACACAAGTAGGCAGTCACCAGAAACAAAGTCGAGTGGAAGAAAGTTGCAGCACCCAGGGGGATGACAGCGTGAGGGAGCCAGACAAGCATTTTAACCAAGCGTTAATTCACGACATGGATGACGCAAACTTTTTGCACATAAATgcaaagaataaaaatgagaaaaaaaaggaaatggaATTGGGGGACACGTTTGGCAAGCTGTTTTCTGCTCCCACCTCTCTCATCTGCTCACTCTCTTTGGAAGAGGCAaggaaaaaggcgaaagCGGAAAACAAGTACATTCTTGCGAGCATCCAAGATTCGGAATTTGACTCGCTGAAGTTGAATAGGGATATTTGGAACAACGAAATGGTGCAGGACATAATAAAggacttcttcattttctggCTGCGCCACGAGCACGACCAGGACGCGCTCCTCTTCACCAGCACCTACAAG GTCACGAAGCTGCCGCACATCTGCGCCCTGTGCAAACGGACCGGGCGGAAGATAAAAGTGTGGAACATCAAAAACTTCCAGGACCCCATATGTGCCCAGTCCCAGCTGTACGAGTTTATCGAGATGATGGTTTCGCGAAGTGAGGCAGGGCCACTGGCAGGAGCAGCTGCGGGAGGGGGGGCAGCTGGAGGGGCGGAGAGCAAAGGCGCCCACCCGTTTGAACTCCCCAACGAGGTAGCCCCAACTGGAGCAAATCACAACAACATGTGCAGCGCCGTTCAGGCAAATGGATCCTTTAACCCTTTGAAAGGGacgccccccccgggggcAGGGGAAGCCCAGGCGGTAGATAGCAAACGTAAAGGTAGTGGCAGCCCCGAAGGGTCTCTGAAAGCAACGGATGAACCAACAGCCGAGGGTGGAAAAAACACAGTGGAGTATAACCAAATAAATAACGAGCTGTCGGAGCTGCACAAATTGAGGCTGCAGCGCTTTCGGAAGGGGTAG
- a CDS encoding hypothetical protein, conserved (encoded by transcript PVX_091830A): MNEKNDSELRSSDHDNGLQAVGETGPDGSGKTKGSQHVGGAVDDSVDSADEMRAADGVNSACSADSREVAHSGHVSTDGQSERNEGAVKSSSFFAKCLSKIGNFNSAACEEGNADGNADGNADGNADGNANGSAHSGSELGLLSKGASSEFQTEAMDTVPQSGELELAITTIAAFNKRKGEVKVSRGEIYLSEKEFAVITYLLSGSGFRFSLIDDPKKKKKRELLRLDELLLEAKRWKGEGLSSSLKREGSHERRQGNLSYLDNSEDPNGGCLYHAEDGSQEEGKSLTRADGGVGIHCDRSELSKGDEFPPGGGVGGTQGRPKEGYTHLDSASEKGNKTNNEVEKELRSGVDDEERIQLCEEVLTNLKKSFYEQIINIENNFKNLSNKIEESNCFYFQCILDKLQNGRYENVFLIYNDIYLYVNNLLFLSKPSSFIWMKLHELSTQINACISELQQRKEKKKSSYTQGAQGPLQEQVEKDDGEKEKALHLPPPGEDTIEQSINEEEKLAFQLLLGKLHQDIHFELFRKFKNKAVWKTLEGGEIELDDKLTKADVFREMYNWCKVQLELKSKRSDVSESESDSSKDSY; this comes from the exons atgaatgagaaaaatgatAGTGAACTCCGGAGTAGCGATCATGACAATGGCCTGCAGGCCGTAGGAGAAACAGGCCCAGATGGGAGCGGCAAGACGAAGGGAAGCCAGCACGTTGGAGGTGCTGTGGACGACTCGGTGGACTCTGCAGACGAGATGCGCGCGGCGGACGGGGTGAACTCTGCCTGTTCCGCCGACTCGAGGGAGGTAGCCCATTCCGGGCACGTGAGCACGGATGGCCAAAGCGAGCGCAACGAGGGCGCGGTGAAAtcgtcttccttttttgcaaagtgtTTGAGTAAGATAGGAAATTTTAACAGTGCCGCTTGTGAGGAGGGAAACGCGGATGGCAACGCGGATGGCAACGCGGATGGAAATGCAGATGGCAACGCGAACGGCAGCGCGCACAGCGGCAGTGAACTGGGGCTGCTATCCAAAGGCGCGAGCAGCGAGTTCCAGACAGAGGCGATGGACACCGTGCCACAGAGCGGGGAGTTGGAGCTAGCCATAACCACCATAGCAGCGTTTAATAAGAGAAAAGGCGAGGTAAAAGTAAGCAGGGGAGAAATCTACCTAAGTGAGAAGGAGTTTGCGGTGATAACGTACCTCCTTTCAGGCAGTGGATTCAGATTCTCCCTCATCGATGAcccgaagaagaaaaagaagagagaGTTGCTAAGGCTGGATGAACTTCTTCTGGAGGCTAAGAGGTGGAAGGGTGAAGGACTTAGCTCGAGTctcaaaagggaaggaagccACGAGAGGAGACAGGGGAACCTGAGCTATTTGGACAACAGTGAAGATCCAAATGGAGGGTGTCTCTACCATGCAGAGGATGGCAGCCAAGAGGAAGGGAAGTCACTAACACGAGCAGATGGAGGGGTAGGAATACACTGCGACAGAAGCGAACTCTCCAAAGGTGACGAATTTCCCCCAGGAGGAGGAGTAGGAGGGACACAAGGGAGACCGAAAGAAGGTTACACTCACCTGGACTCGGccagcgaaaagggaaacaaaacaaataatgAGGTAGAAAAAGAATTGAGAAGCGGAGTGGATGATGAAGAAAGGATACAGCTATGTGAAGAAGTCCTGACGAACCTAAAGAAATCCTTTTATGagcaaataataaatatagaaaataattttaaaaatttaagtaacaaaattgaagagagtaattgtttttatttccagTGTATCCTAGATAAGTTACAGAATGGGAGATATGAGAATGTCTTTTTGATTTACAATGACATCTACCTGTACGTGAACAATTTGCTATTCCTTTCTAAGCCTTCTAGTTTCATTTGGATGAAGCTGCATGAGCTGTCCACTCAAATTAATGCCTGCATTTCGGAGCTTCAGcagaggaaggagaaaaagaagagctcCTACACCCAGGGTGCGCAGGGCCCGTTGCAGGAGCAGGTTGAGAAGGACGACGGcgagaaggagaaggccctccacctccccccccctggcgaGGACACCATTGAGCAGTCCATcaacgaggaggagaagctggCCTTCCAGCTGCTCCTGGGAAAGCTGCACCAGGACATACACTTCGAG ctgTTCCGGAAGTTCAAAAACAAAGCCGTGTGGAAAACCCTCGAGGGCGGCGAGATCGAGCTGGACGACAAGCTCACCAAGGCGGACGTATTCAG AGAAATGTACAACTGGTGCAAAGTCCAGTTGGAGTTGAAAAGCAAGCGAAGCGACGTGTCCGAATCAGAGAGCGATTCTTCGAAGGACTCCTACTAG